The DNA sequence GCCCGTCGGCGAAGCTCTCCACCCGCGTGGCCCGGGTGCCCGCCTGATCCAGGCGGACGTTGGCGCCGTGGACGGGGTGGAACTCCAGGAAGCGCCCGGCGAAGCCCTCCATCTGGGCCTGCTCTCCCGCCAGCTCAGCGCCGGCCCGACTGCGTCCTCTCCGGCAGGCCTCAAGCGGGTCTCTGGCTATTTCAGGCCTGCCGCAGGGCTCTGTGCGTCGTCACTGCAGCTGTCTGACAGGTGGCAGAGTGCTGTGGGGGACAGAGGagactgggggagggggggcggACTTGAGGTCTCCATAAAAGGCCCGGGAGAGGGCAGTGATAACAGGACTCCCTGAACGCTGGAGGACTTCCCAGGCCCCGTGCACAAGACACAGGGATAGAGCCGGGGTGCTTGACCCACGGATTTTAATACTACAGGGACAACCTCGCAGGACACCTCCCCGACCCCAGGAAAACATCCCGTTTCCACGCATTTCCGCTCCCCGTCCGTCCAGACGGCTACCGAGCTGCCCGAAGTCACGTGATCCTGATCGCCCCCCCTCGTCACCTGACGCCCCAGTCATGTGACGTCCCTTATCAGCCGGGTCACATGATCTCACCCCCCAAGTCAGGCGCTCGACGGTCAGAGCGCATTCAGGAAGGAGCCGGACTAGCACAAAAAGGTAAAGCTGAAATCATTGTCGTTTACAGTGATGTACTCGGTTACAGCGCTTAGAAAGCGACGGCTTCCAGCTTGTGTTAAATGTACGAGTGTATTTCAGCCAGTCGCTAAGTTTCGTGGCATCTTTGGAGGACGTCACTGTGTTTCTGTTGTCCCCACACAGAGGGGACTGTTTTTAAATCGCAGAACTTTCCATACCGGTCTGCTTCCCGGAGAGGTGAAAATCGTTGTCGTTTATTGTGAATTAATTTGGGCAGCCGCTTCAAGATACCGCCCTCGAAAGAAATATGCGGCGGGGGTTGGTGCACGGATGTGTAGTTATTAGTTTCGTTTCTGTTCGTGTAATCGGCATTCAGgaggtcttgtttttttttttagaaacgtTTAGATGTTTCGGTCGGGTGCCGCGACAGAtcttttgtgttgttgttgttgtaactTTTCAACACACGACATTCAGACTGATGCCTGACAGAGGGGCAGTGAAAAACGAGCTCTGCCCTTTCCCCTGCTCCAGGAGCTCTGCGTGACTGCCCGGCTCCCCTGCCGCCTTGTCCTGTATTTCTGGGGGGTTCCCCCACGAATAGCGCTGGTTTCCGTGATTGAAAGACATTGCGatgggcttttaaaaaaaaaaaaacacacagggaAGGCGAAACCAGGCAAGGCGCAGAAGCGGACACGTTATGAGGACACGCAGGACGCGCCTGGTCTCCCACGGGCTACAGGAGCTCATTCTCTTTAGTAGTCcaagtaggcagctgcgtcagcacgcgtGGGCTGGAAAGTTAAGGTTTCTTCCCCGCtggaaggagaagaaaagaaacgcaatgTTGAGGCTATGGAGCCGTCTTGAGACACTTCCCTTCCAGACAGGGCCGGGCAGTATCCCTGGGGCaggcggtgtgtgtgtgtgtgtgtctgtaacgCCCCCCTCTGTCCCTGTGCCGCTCAGGGATGGACCGAGCGCTGCtgccgctgctgctgctgggagtgCTGAGGGTCCAGGGGGCTCCGGACGCGGACGAGATCAAGTACCTCCCGGGCCTGGAGAAGCAGCCCGGCTTCAGGCAGTACTCTGGCTACCTGAACGTGTCCGGCAGTAAGCACCTGCACTACTGGTGAGTGTGGTCCCAACCCCTGATCTTTCCAGCTCACTGCCCTTCCTGCTCCCTGCTGATTCTGGGAAGCGAGCGTGGGAAATTCCCAGGGGGGATCCCTGGAGCTGGTGACTTGGTTTCCAGGAGAAGTCAGGCGGCCCAGGTGAGGGGGCCCTCAGTTTCCAGTAGTTCCCAGGGCGCGTCACGGGATTCTCCCGGGATCGGGAACCCCCTCATTCCTGGTTAGGACCCCAGGGATCTGGAAGCACAGGGTGCCTGTCCATTGCTGGCCATGCCAGCGAGCCCACATGGACACGTCAGGTTAATTCCATGAAGGTCAGGAGCAGTTGCTCAGACGTACACCGGCAATCAGCCCTCTGCTGCCAGGTGGGTTCTGTGCCTCCTGTGTTGTGCAGCATGAGGTGAGCTGAGCTCATGGGAATAAACATTCACAGACCTGCTGCAGGGTGCGCAGCTGCAGCTCGGGGGCCCCAGGCCATGCGGTGTCTGGAGCAGGAATTGAAACCGCTTGCTCTGTATTCCTTCCAATCCCACTTCCCTTTTTCCTGAGACTCCTGCGTGAGAGGGCCTTCTGTTCGGCTCGACTTCACAGGCATCACTGCTCTGAATGCCATCAGAAGGTGCTACCTACCTTTCCAGTAACAAGACAGGAACAATCCGATGCTGGTAAAGAGAGAGTTGCTATTTCAGAACACAATAATCCGGCTCACAGAATGGACTTGGGCCCTTAAAGCTGAGTGTGTGCCCCTCCCTGTGCTGCAGCGTCTCATACCCTCTCGAAAAGAGAGCCTGTCTTTGCATATCGCCTGTCCCGCCTGTGTGCTACTTCTCGCTTTCCTCCCTGTCCGAGCTCTCTGCTGTCTTGTCGCCAGGGAATGTCGTGACCCGGCCCCTGCCCCTCTCCTGCAGGTTTCTGGAGTCCCAGAAGGACCCGGCTGGCAGCCCCGTGGTTCTGTGGCTGAACGGGGGACCGGGGTGCAGCTCCCTGGATGGGCTGCTCACCGAGCACGGGCCGTTCCTGGTAAGAGCGCCTGCCCGCACGGCCCTGGGAAAGATCCGGGAGGGCGCGCACGTTTTCCCGCGTTCTGGGGAGGTTCCCGGGAAAAACCAAATCCAGTGGGCGGCGGGGTCTGCCTGATTCCTTCGCCAGGTCTGCGTGTGGCCTTGGGCAGCGCTCCCTGCCAGCCGTGTTGAAAGATCTGGGCGCGGGGGCGAATGAAGGCCTGTTTGTGATTCACGTCTGTTCCTGCTGCAGATCCAAGATGACGGCGCCTCTCTGAAGTACAACCCCTACTCCTGGAACACGGTACGCTCCCCGGTTCTGCTCGGGTTTCTAAACCGGTTCCGGTTTCCGATCGGGTCTGAGCATTATCCCGGCGCCCTGCTTTGTGGTTCCTTTCCCGATTAAAGGAGGAAGTGGAACAGTCGTTActtgagagtttttttttttataggagAAGTCACACACGTCAACAAATTAACAAATACATTCACATTCACCTCTTTTTCTGTGTCAAAACGAAGTGAAAAAGCAAGTGGTCGAGGGATTGCCCTTCCTGCGATAGTCTGAAAGATGAGCAAACGTGAGGACAGCCGTGAGCTTCCCTCACCTGCTACATCTGGAGTAAAGTTACGCGTCGTTTTCCCAGCACCTGGCAGACCTGTCCACACGAGCTCACGAGCGCCGACTGCTGTCGGAGAGCCAGCTGACATCCTAGCTACTGTGCGGTCTTGATATTGAGCAACAGGAGCGACTGACACATCTGGGTCTGCGCCCCGAGAAATACCACCCTGTGCCCAGAGCGGCATGCAAATGGCGAGTCAGAAGTGCGTTCAAATGAATGATTCATGGAAAGACAATCTGAGATGAAAAATTAAACAGCTTTTTGAGATGTGGGGCGTGGAAGATTTCCAGAGGGAAGGGTGTGGGACCTGGGAGTTCACGGGCGTGCCTGTCGTCCGCAGATAGCCAACATGCTGTACCTGGAGTCTCCAGCAGGGGTGGGCTTCTCCTACTCGGATGACAAGGACTACGTCACCAACGACACGGAGGTGAGTCAGCGGGGGGGACGGAGCCCGTGTCCTGGCGCCGCCGTTTCCCAGCGCCGTGGGGTTTTGCACACGTCCTGCTGCGGACACAGACCGGACACCGAGAGCTTGACCGCTCGGGTGTTTTTTTGCTCCGTCCGCAAACATGCCGAGGTTCGAGAGGGGAGATGCGTCGGCTCTCCAGCCCCACAGGCACCGTGGAGTGGGAAGAAGAAGCTGGgaggtgtgtgggctctagaaCAGGCACTGCTGGAGCGGACCTGTTTAGAGGAGCTCGCCTAGGGAGCTGTCAGAatacataggctgcaaaggaacaggtatgGGTACCGTTCAGCATGGAATCAACCTTTACCCGTTCCTTTGCAGACACGTTTAGCCCCAGTCTGAGGTTTTAACGAATACCCTGCTAGCACGGACTGTAATTCATTCTGCAGCGAGTGATTGGAATATATATTTTGCTTGTTTAAAATTGAAAGGAGGCAAgaacgttaaaaaaaaattgcttcaGCTGTGGCTcacgttttgttttttcatctttgttttttaagaGTGGAATATACCGCTGCCTGTTCCTTTACGCTTATGCAGTAGCTGGGCGTCGATCCAGCGATCGACACTGATGGGCGGAGAGGCGCACGCACGTGCCTCAGTAGGTCCTGATGGAGATGCCGTTGCAGCCGAGGCGCGTTGTCAGTCCCGATCGGCACCGTGAGCTCAGATGGCTGTCCGCTCCTCTCCGCAGGTCTCCCTCAACAACTACCTGGCCCTGAAGGAGTTTTTCCACCTCTTCCCAGAGTACAGCAAGAACCAGTTCTTCATCACGGGAGAGAGCTACGGCGGGATCTACGTGCCTACGCTGGCCGAGAGGGTGATGGAGGACAGCAGCATTAACCTGCAGGTGGCTGATGGGCAGAGACCCCCCAAAGTTGTGATTGTTTGAACCTGCATATTATACACACTGTTAATGTTCTTTgtacttttcagttttatttatgtcGTTATTACTCTGAAATTTTGAGCTGCCAGTTTTGTTTATACCCAACTTTCTATGGACCGCCAGCCCGAGAGAACTCTCAGGAAACCCCTGTGTGCTCCTGCCCATGGGCGTATCCACCCACTGGGGGAGTGCTCTCTCAAAATATAGGGGCGTGTCATCCCACTCGGGGCTTGTCCTCTCAAAACCCTGGGGATGTGTCCTCCCAATGGGGGCATGTCCTATCAGAACTCGGGGGTGGGGGGACGTGTCCTTTCAAAACTCTGGGGGCATGTCCACCCattggggtgtgtgtgtcctctcAAATCCCAGGGGGCGTCTTCTCTCAAATATCAGGGCGTGTCCACCCACCGGGGGCATGTCCTCTCAACCAGGAGGCGTGTCCACCCACTGGAGGCGTGTCCTCTCAACTTTGGAGGCGTGTCCACCCACTGGGGGCGTGTCCTCTCAACTTTGGAGGCGTGTCCAGCCACTGGGGGCGTGTCCTCCCAAAACTCAGGGGGGCGGATGGACAAAGACCTAGGTATTGGGAACAGTCCCTCAGGCAGCGTAAGGACGCGGAGAGAAAAGGGAGATTCTAACCAGCGGTCTTGTCTTTCCCAGGGAATTGCCGTTGGAAACGGGATGTCCAGTTACGAGATGAATGACAACTCCTTGGTCTATTTTGCCTACTACCACGGGCTTCTGGGAACAAAGTGAGACTCTGATGTTTCTCTAAATGTCGCCGTCCCGCAGGTGGAAGCAAGGGGGCCGTCCCGAGCTGTGATCGCAGTGCTCAGTGTGTCCTTAACCAGAACTAATGGCGTAGCTCCCAGCCGGCCTCACAGGCGCTGATGTCATGGGAGTGTTAGCGCTGCGTTTATTCTCACAGCTTCCTTCCCATGAAGAGTTAAGGTTGCAGGTGTTCACTGCTGaccagcatggtggtgcagttgtcagcattgctgcctcgcagtgctggggccccgggttcgattccagaccgggggtgccgtctgtgtggagtttgtatggtgtTTCCTTCgggagctccagtttcctcccgcagtccaaagacatgctgggaggGTTTAGGGGGCTTGTGGGAAAACTGACGGGAGTCTgtacctgtgtgtgtcctgcgacggactggtgtcccatccagggtgtaccctgccttgctggGATAAGCCCCAGCTCCCCTGGGACTCTGTACTGGATACAGAGGTCATGAGGATGGATGAATACTGCTTGAACACTGTTTAAAACGTTTGTGATGTGGATTCTGTTATAGTTTTAAATGAATGTGGAGTGTGCATTAAGCCATTTGCTTAGCCAAGCAAAACGGGCCGTACGACCCCAGCCACAGGACCAGGATCTGCTGACAGAGAGAAGACCACCAGGCCACCTGCTGACAGAGTACAGGGGGCTCTAAGAGAGAGGAGATGGTCTCCTGCTGTTCTTGATTACAGTCCTGCTTGTGTTCTGTCTCAGGTTGTGGGCAGAGTTGCAGAACTACTGCTGTTCAAAAGGGACCTGCAACTTTTACGACAACCAGGATGAGAACTGCACGTTGAGGGTACGTACACTCTTGGGAAGGGTGTGTGGGCTTGTAGAAACACTGCTGAAACAGACTTGTTAAGCCCCATTCAGGTTTCAATGAATTCCTGCCAGCCCTTGCTGTGATTCACTCAGCAGCCTCTAGGTGGCAGCCTTTCAATGTAGCAAGCAGGTGTAGCCGTGCCTACAGAGTGGGGAAAAGGCTTACAAATGTTATACAGCCCAGTCCTATTTAACCATAACAGAGATGCACCgtgtcataaaaaaaaaaattcttttaTAAAGTCAATGTTAGATGAAAAGAGCAGTTGCtattcttaattaaaatgtttcttcttgGAGAGGTTGAAGTGTTGTTTTAGAGACTTCAGTCTGTGTGTTTGGCGCCAGTGGGAGTCTTGGCCAATGAGAGACCTTTCCCCCCACAGATGCGTTGTGATGTAATGTACCCACAATGCCCTGGCTCTGGCAGCCTTGACGAGCTGTACACTAGCTGTCTGTGTTAatttatgcatttgttttcaatggGATTAAAAATGTCGTTTGTCATTGACTTAATCGTTAATCTTGCTTTCCTTGTATACATAAAATGAAGTGGTCTCAGAATACACCCACATTTGAACAATTTAGAGTGGACATAAGGGCATGTAGACATCATCTCCAGAGTATTTCTCAATTGAAGAACATGAGAGCTGTGCATACTTTAgctcatttaatctttttagttGTATCATGTAATCCCGATGAGGGTCCATTCAGCTTGTGTGTAATGTGTGTATAAAGTTTGATGGAGTATCGCAGATGTCCAGCAGCCTGAGTtcactgtgtctctgtctcgcGCTGCAGGTGGCTGAGGTGCAGGTTCTTGTCTACAGGTCAGGGCTCAATATATACAACCTGTATGCGCCCTGTGCAGGAGGGGTGCCCCAGAAAGTCAGGTGAGGTGCTGTTGGGATGGTGACACAGTGGATGGGAAGCTTTTCTCCCCACAGAGGGGCCGAGAGACGTGCAGTTGTGTGATACTAGCAAATTCCTTGCTAATTACcagcacaaatatttttttttttaatgaaacaagGGTAAATACACATGATTATTTGGGGAACAAGGCAGCTGTGCATGCGGTAGGGTTGATGTAATCTTTTGGAAATTATCTTTGCAGCTGCATATTGTTCAATATAATgtgcaaaatgacattttttgcaccgcattttttttaagtgaaggaATTGAGGTACTTCCTATGTGTTCTCTAACTCCTTGTCTGTTGGTTAACAGCTACCAGAAAGATCACCTGGTCATCCACGACCTGGGGAACCACTTCACCCGTCACCCCTGGACTGCCATGTGGAGTGAGGTAGGCCTGGGCtcggcgggggccctgctcgtTACTGGCGTCTCTGTCATTCTTGTTCAGCTGTGTCCTGACCTGGGGAAAGAAGAGACAGCACGACGCGTGGGATAGGTTTGATTGGCCTGTCTAAATTCTCACTTTGGGAAGAGGGGGTTTGATCGCAGCCCTGCTTTATGATGCTCTCTAGAGCAGGGATTCCAACAGCCTTCCCTCAGGAAACGACTGGATAAGATGTGCGCGTTAACGGTAATGTGGCTTCCTCTCCTTCGGCGCTTTTCCCGATGTTGTCAGCAATGTGGCGCTGCTGTCTTGCAGAAACTCCGGAGTCTGGCCTCTATACACAGGTCCGTGAGGCTGGACCCCCCCT is a window from the Lepisosteus oculatus isolate fLepOcu1 chromosome 16, fLepOcu1.hap2, whole genome shotgun sequence genome containing:
- the ctsa gene encoding lysosomal protective protein, giving the protein MISPPKSGARRSERIQEGAGLAQKGMDRALLPLLLLGVLRVQGAPDADEIKYLPGLEKQPGFRQYSGYLNVSGSKHLHYWFLESQKDPAGSPVVLWLNGGPGCSSLDGLLTEHGPFLIQDDGASLKYNPYSWNTIANMLYLESPAGVGFSYSDDKDYVTNDTEVSLNNYLALKEFFHLFPEYSKNQFFITGESYGGIYVPTLAERVMEDSSINLQGIAVGNGMSSYEMNDNSLVYFAYYHGLLGTKLWAELQNYCCSKGTCNFYDNQDENCTLRVAEVQVLVYRSGLNIYNLYAPCAGGVPQKVSYQKDHLVIHDLGNHFTRHPWTAMWSEKLRSLASIHRSVRLDPPCTNSTASTVYLNNPYVRQALHIAPQALDWVICSAEVNLNYKRLYMDMRKQYLKLLGALKYRVLVYNGDVDMACNFLGDEWFVESLQQEVQVNRRTWLYNNGDSQQVGGFVKEFSNLAFVTVKGSGHMVPTDKPMAALTMFTRFLKKQPY